A genomic segment from Malaclemys terrapin pileata isolate rMalTer1 chromosome 1, rMalTer1.hap1, whole genome shotgun sequence encodes:
- the CHAMP1 gene encoding chromosome alignment-maintaining phosphoprotein 1, producing the protein MDMFQILRKTSERLECDHCSFRGTDYENIQIHMGTIHPEYCDEMDAAGLGKLIFYQKSAKLFHCHKCFFTSKMYCNVYYHITSQHAVPEKWNEDQKDQLEAETEPLKTTLIRESHKPALSPEPHKPDLSPEPPKPDPVISPKLQKPAVSPEPEKPALMVSPEPEKPAPAVSPEPQKPAPAVSPEPLRHSPAMSPEPQKPAPAVSPEPRRRSPVVSPEPQKPAPAVSPEPRRRSPAVSPEPRRRSPAVSPEPRRHMTQTRRPAPALSPEPRRPASAISPDSWRPAPSASPEPWRPAAAISHELQKSPTAVSPWPPKPAPVVSPEPRRPAPVVSPEPRRPAPVVSPEPRRPAPDPWKPASFSEPQKSTLVSSEPWKPISSVYPEGWKPVLSPDTWMSAPPVSPELRKPSHTVSSDVWKSSLFSDLRKPAPSMSPESWKLTSESRKSTFFSETQKSAPTISPEGQKRALFPESRKRALFSEPRKSAPAASSEVQKRAFFPEPQVSAPTVSPEVQKHILFTESQKPAPFSPEVQKQAFFPEPQKLAAVSPEVQEHTCFPESQKASPAASPEIQKPVPFTESQKPAPAVSPESQKHALFTESQKPAPAVSPETQKQAYTEPQKCGVSPDVQKHALFSETQKPAPAVSSDVQKHALSTDPHKPAPSVSSEVQKNVLFPESLKPASAVSSEPQTPIESDESDFLAQSLEDQKTLDDLLSQEEQSILVKEPSEDMLYSCPKKKPKKENQETSDNELNNSECGKTEMDSVEIKEQESNSDQEQFDTESSDYNKESKIDATTPIQPQCVLQFTEEKEAFISEEEIAKYMKRGKGKYYCKICCCRAMKKGAVLHHLVNKHNVQSPYKCKICGKAFLLESLLKNHVAAHGQSLLKCPRCNFESNFPRGFKKHLTHCQSRHSEDTNKKQLDSLEPLEQM; encoded by the coding sequence ATGGACATGTTCCAGATACTGCGTAAAACATCAGAGCGTTTAGAATGTGATCACTGCAGTTTCAGAGGGACAGATTATGAAAACATACAAATTCATATGGGTACCATCCACCCAGAGTATTGTGATGAAATGGATGCTGCTGGTTTAGGTAAACTTATATTTTATCAGAAAAGTGCAAAACTGTTCCACTGTCACAAATGTTTCTTTACCAGCAAGATGTATTGCAACGTTTATTATCACATCACATCACAACATGCAGTACCTGAAAAGTGGAATGAAGACCAGAAAGATCAGTTAGAAGCTGAGACTGAACCCCTGAAAACAACACTCATTCGGGAGTCACACAAACCTGCCCTTTCCCCTGAACCACACAAACCTGACCTTTCCCCTGAACCCCCAAAACCTGACCCAGTTATTTCCCCCAAGCTTCAGAAACCGGCGGTGTCCCCTGAACCTGAGAAGCCTGCcctgatggtgtcccctgaaccTGAGAAGCCTGCCCCAGCAGTGTCCCCTGAGCCCCAGAAGCCTGCCCCGGCAGTGTCCCCTGAGCCCCTCAGGCATTCCCCAGCCATGTCTCCTGAGCCCCAGAAGCCTGCCCCAGCGGTGTCCCCTGAGCCTCGAAGGCGTTCACCAGTGGTGTCTCCGGAGCCCCAGAAGCCTGCTCCAGCAGTGTCCCCTGAGCCCCGCAGGCGTTCCCCGGCGGTGTCTCCGGAGCCCCGCAGGCGTTCCCCGGCTGTGTCCCCGGAGCCCCGCAGGCATATGACTCAGACGCGGAGGCCTGCTCCTGCTTTGTCTCCGGAGCCCCGCAGACCTGCTTCTGCAATTTCCCCAGATTCGTGGAGGCCTGCTCCCTCTGCTTCTCCTGAGCCCTGGAGGCCTGCTGCTGCTATTTCTCATGAGCTACAGAAATCTCCCACCGCTGTCTCTCCCTGGCCTCCAAAACCTGCCCCGGTGGTCTCCCCCGAGCCGCGGAGGCCCGCCCCGGTGGTCTCCCCCGAGCCACGGAGGCCTGCCCCAGTGGTCTCCCCTGAGCCGCGGAGGCCTGCTCCTGACCCTTGGAAACCTGCATCCTTCTCTGAACCCCAGAAATCTACTCTTGTTTCGTCTGAGCCATGGAAACCCATCTCCTCTGTATACCCTGAAGGTTGGAAACCTGTTCTTTCTCCTGATACTTGGATGTCTGCTCCCCCTGTTTCACCTGAACTCCGAAAACCTAGTCACACTGTTTCCTCTGATGTTTGGAAATCATCTTTGTTTTCTGATCTTCGTAAACCTGCTCCCTCAATGTCTCCAGAGTCTTGGAAACTTACTTCCGAGTCCCGGAAGTCAACCTTCTTCTCTGAGACTCAGAAGTCTGCCCCCACCATTTCCCCTGAGGGACAGAAACGGGCCCTCTTCCCTGAATCCCGGAAAAGAGCCCTCTTCTCTGAGCCTCGAaaatctgctcctgctgcttcgtCTGAGGTCCAGAAACGTGCTTTCTTCCCTGAGCCTCAGGTGTCTGCTCCTACTGTTTCCCCTGAAGTCCAGAAACATATCCTCTTTACTGAATCCCAGAAACCTGCTCCTTTCTCTCCTGAAGTCCAGAAACAGgccttcttcccagagccccaGAAACTTGCGGCTGTTTCCCCTGAAGTCCAGGAACATACTTGCTTCCCAGAGTCTCAGAAAGcttctcctgctgcctcccctgagATCCAGAAACCTGTCCCCTTCACTGAGTCCCAGAAACCTGCTCCTGCTGTTTCTCCTGAGTCGCAGAAACATGCCCTCTTCACTGAGTCCCAGAAACCTGCTCCTGCTGTTTCTCCAGAGACACAAAAACAAGCCTATACTGAGCCGCAGAAATGTGGCGTTTCCCCTGATGTCCAGAAGCATGCTCTGTTTTCTGAGACCCAGAAACCTGCTCCTGCTGTTTCCTCTGATGTGCAGAAACATGCTCTTTCTACTGATCCCCACAAGCCTGCTCCTTCTGTTTCCTCTGAGGTCCagaaaaatgttctttttccTGAGTCTCTCAAACCTGCTTCAGCTGTTTCCTCTGAGCCCCAGACGCCTATTGAGTCCGATGAGAGTGATTTCCTAGCTCAGAGTTTAGAAGACCAAAAAACACTGGATGATCTATTGTCTCAGGAAGAGCAGTCAATCTTAGTGAAGGAGCCTTCAGAAGATATGTTGTATTCATGCCCCAAAAAGAAGCCTAAGAAGGAAAACCAGGAGACCTCCGATAATGAACTAAATAACAGTGAATGTGGAAAAACAGAGATGGATTCTGTCGAGATAAAAGAACAAGAATCAAATAGTGATCAAGAACAGTTTGATACGGAATCATCTGATTACAACAAAGAGAGCAAAATAGATGCAACTACTCCCATTCAGCCACAGTGCGTACTGCAGTTTACAGAAGAGAAAGAGGCTTTCATCTCAGAAGAAGAGATTGCAAAATATATGAAGCGTGGAAAGGGAAAGTATTATTGCAAAATTTGTTGCTGTCGTGCAATGAAAAAAGGTGCTGTTTTGCATCATTTAGTTAACAAGCATAATGTTCAAAGCCCCTACAAATGTAAAATATGTGGAAAGGCTTTTCTTTTGGAGTCCCTTCTTAAAAACCATGTTGCTGCTCATGGTCAAAGTTTGCTTAAATGTCCACGCTGTAATTTTGAATCAAATTTTCCCAGAGGCTTTAAGAAACATTTAACCCATTGCCAAAGCCGTCATAGTGAAGATACAAATAAAAAGCAGTTGGACAGCCTTGAACCACTTgaacaaatgtga